From the Psychrobacillus sp. FSL K6-4046 genome, one window contains:
- a CDS encoding aldehyde dehydrogenase — MKFNSQQLDIMLEEHHAFYYSGITKSAKFRIEQLEVLKKTIKKYEAEVIEALYKDLRKSEFESYTTEIGLIYESISNMNKNLEHWMQPKQVKTPMALMPSKSQIISEPYGTVLIIAPFNYPFQLVMEPLIGAIAGGNCAMIKPSETTPHTTNIVKKIVAEAFHPHYIRVVEGEKEETSLLIHAPFDFIFFTGSVNVGKVVMEAASKRLTPIALELGGKSPAIVDHTANLDLAAKRIIWGKLVNAGQTCIAPDYLLVEEPVKDKLIEKLQEAIHHFYGKNVQESTDYGRIVNTNHFKRLQKMIVQEKDQIIFGGKSDKEDLYIEPTILDGVQFSSPSMQEEIFGPILPVITYKELPDIIRQIRKFPKPLAAYMFSEHEGAQNYFLEELSFGGGCINDTIMHAGSAHLPFGGVGNSGMGAYHGLASFELFTHQKSIVKKSTTIPLNVAFPPYKNKIKLVRSLLK, encoded by the coding sequence GTGAAATTTAATTCACAGCAGTTGGATATTATGTTAGAGGAGCATCATGCATTTTACTACTCAGGCATAACAAAATCCGCGAAGTTTCGAATCGAACAATTAGAAGTATTGAAAAAAACGATTAAGAAGTATGAAGCTGAAGTAATTGAAGCTCTTTATAAGGACTTAAGAAAAAGTGAGTTTGAGTCATATACGACAGAAATAGGCTTAATATATGAAAGTATTTCAAACATGAATAAAAACCTGGAGCACTGGATGCAGCCTAAACAGGTGAAGACTCCAATGGCCTTAATGCCATCTAAAAGTCAGATTATTAGTGAACCCTATGGAACTGTATTAATTATTGCCCCATTTAACTATCCTTTTCAATTAGTAATGGAACCGTTAATTGGTGCAATTGCTGGCGGTAATTGTGCCATGATTAAACCTTCGGAAACTACTCCTCACACTACTAATATAGTGAAAAAGATTGTTGCAGAGGCATTTCATCCGCATTATATAAGAGTCGTGGAAGGAGAAAAAGAAGAAACTTCCCTTTTAATCCATGCTCCATTTGATTTTATTTTCTTTACAGGTAGTGTAAATGTAGGGAAGGTAGTAATGGAAGCAGCTTCTAAAAGACTCACTCCTATTGCTTTAGAATTAGGTGGGAAAAGCCCGGCTATTGTCGATCATACAGCTAACTTAGATTTAGCCGCTAAACGTATTATTTGGGGTAAATTAGTGAACGCCGGACAAACTTGTATTGCACCTGATTATTTATTAGTAGAAGAGCCGGTAAAAGACAAGCTGATTGAAAAATTACAGGAAGCAATTCATCATTTTTATGGAAAAAATGTACAAGAAAGTACAGACTATGGCAGGATAGTTAATACCAATCACTTTAAACGACTACAAAAAATGATTGTACAAGAAAAGGACCAGATTATTTTTGGTGGAAAATCAGACAAGGAAGATTTATATATAGAGCCGACAATTCTAGATGGTGTACAATTTTCTAGTCCATCTATGCAGGAGGAAATCTTCGGACCAATTTTACCTGTAATCACTTACAAAGAGTTACCTGATATTATTCGTCAGATTAGAAAATTCCCTAAACCTTTAGCTGCCTATATGTTCAGTGAGCATGAGGGAGCTCAAAACTATTTCCTAGAAGAGCTTTCATTTGGTGGCGGTTGTATAAATGATACTATCATGCATGCAGGTAGTGCACATTTACCTTTTGGTGGGGTAGGAAACTCTGGAATGGGTGCATATCATGGACTAGCGAGCTTTGAATTATTTACTCATCAGAAATCTATTGTAAAGAAGAGCACAACTATACCTCTTAATGTAGCATTCCCGCCTTATAAGAACAAAATAAAGCTAGTAAGAAGTTTATTAAAATAA
- a CDS encoding phosphatidylglycerophosphatase A — MENESLRVHSRTVEQATLDALKRRGVTIEEVAKIVYEMQFPYNKGLTIEHCIESIKSVMKKREMQHAILVGIELDELAEKKMLSAPLQQIVEADEGLFGVDETIALGAVFTYGSIAVTTFGHLDKNKIGIISKLDTKKGGSIHTFLDDLVASIAASAASRLAHRTRDLEEANETFEDLAPEETAPETKIKGATT; from the coding sequence TTGGAAAATGAATCATTAAGAGTGCATTCGAGAACAGTAGAGCAAGCCACGTTAGATGCCTTAAAACGTAGAGGGGTTACCATCGAAGAGGTTGCTAAAATCGTGTATGAAATGCAGTTTCCTTATAATAAAGGATTAACAATTGAACATTGTATTGAGTCAATCAAGAGTGTCATGAAAAAAAGAGAAATGCAGCATGCCATCTTAGTTGGTATTGAATTAGATGAGCTTGCTGAGAAGAAAATGCTTTCAGCTCCTCTTCAGCAAATTGTAGAAGCAGATGAAGGTTTGTTCGGAGTAGATGAAACAATCGCATTAGGCGCTGTATTTACATACGGAAGTATAGCCGTCACCACGTTTGGGCATCTAGACAAGAATAAAATAGGTATTATATCTAAACTAGATACAAAAAAGGGCGGAAGTATTCATACCTTTTTAGATGATTTAGTTGCAAGTATCGCTGCTAGCGCAGCATCTCGTCTCGCTCACCGAACGAGAGATTTAGAAGAAGCAAATGAAACCTTTGAAGATTTAGCACCAGAAGAAACAGCTCCAGAAACTAAAATTAAAGGTGCAACAACATAA
- a CDS encoding alpha/beta hydrolase-fold protein, with amino-acid sequence MNRGTLQDTTIYSKALDEEIQLLIYLPPNYSPLYKYSVLIASDGKDYFQLGRISRIADELYENRQIENLIIVGVPYKNVKDRRSKYHPEGEQQLAYSRFIAQELVPYIDENYPTYQIGMGRALIGDSLAGTISLLTALRYPNTFGKVILHSPLVNEEILEKVENHKEVSAFSIYQVIGNEETAVKTGDGLLTDFLTPNRQLHVMLKNKGVSTFYDELNGDHTWKLWQPDIKRSLLNNFSL; translated from the coding sequence ATGAATCGAGGCACATTACAAGATACAACAATTTACAGTAAAGCTTTAGATGAAGAGATCCAGTTATTAATTTATTTACCTCCCAATTATTCACCATTATACAAATATAGTGTTTTAATCGCATCAGACGGAAAAGACTACTTTCAGCTTGGCAGAATATCCCGGATTGCAGATGAGTTATACGAAAACCGGCAAATAGAAAACTTAATCATTGTGGGCGTGCCTTATAAAAATGTAAAAGATCGCCGAAGTAAATATCATCCAGAGGGAGAGCAGCAGCTTGCGTATTCACGTTTTATAGCACAAGAGCTAGTTCCTTACATTGATGAAAATTATCCCACTTATCAAATTGGAATGGGGAGAGCTCTAATAGGTGATTCACTGGCAGGAACAATTTCTTTACTTACTGCTCTAAGATACCCAAACACCTTTGGCAAGGTCATCCTTCACTCCCCTTTGGTTAATGAAGAAATATTAGAAAAGGTGGAAAATCATAAAGAAGTAAGTGCTTTTTCCATTTATCAAGTAATAGGAAATGAAGAAACGGCAGTTAAAACAGGCGACGGATTACTCACCGATTTCCTTACACCTAATCGACAACTGCATGTTATGCTAAAAAATAAAGGAGTTTCTACCTTTTACGACGAATTAAATGGAGACCATACATGGAAGCTTTGGCAGCCGGATATTAAAAGATCACTGCTAAACAATTTCAGTCTGTAG
- a CDS encoding YjcG family protein translates to MKYGIVAFPSKKVQDFANSYRKRYDPHYALITPHMTLKGVFEADEAQIKTIANHINDIAKKHKPFTMKTTKVSSFAPVTNAIYFNVQSTPELEKLHEDLNAIEFHDDETYSFVPHITIAQKLSGSEHDDILPQLKMIGAQFEEEIDRIHLLYQLEDGSWTVYETFRLSGAE, encoded by the coding sequence ATGAAATACGGTATTGTTGCTTTTCCATCAAAAAAGGTACAAGATTTTGCAAACTCTTATAGAAAGCGTTATGATCCCCATTATGCCCTAATTACTCCTCATATGACATTGAAGGGAGTTTTTGAGGCAGATGAAGCCCAAATTAAAACAATAGCTAACCATATTAATGATATAGCTAAAAAACATAAGCCTTTTACTATGAAAACTACAAAGGTAAGTTCTTTTGCACCTGTAACAAATGCTATCTATTTTAATGTTCAATCTACTCCAGAGCTTGAGAAGCTTCATGAGGATTTAAATGCTATTGAATTTCATGATGATGAAACGTATTCATTTGTTCCTCATATTACTATTGCACAAAAACTTAGTGGAAGTGAACACGACGATATTTTACCTCAATTAAAAATGATTGGTGCACAGTTTGAGGAAGAAATTGACCGGATTCACCTGTTGTACCAATTAGAAGACGGTTCATGGACCGTCTATGAAACATTTAGATTGTCTGGAGCTGAGTAA
- a CDS encoding GNAT family N-acetyltransferase, producing MVFAKIVETEKEYEDAIHIRRKVFVEEQDVPLHLELDEYDMKSTHFVAYDGDTPFGAGRIRIAEPHVGKVERVCILPKYRGKHLGNLMMDCMEKYALDHQFKKLKLNAQSQALPFYEKRGYTITSPEFLEANIPHRAMEKEL from the coding sequence TTGGTATTTGCAAAAATTGTTGAAACAGAGAAAGAATATGAGGATGCTATTCATATAAGAAGAAAAGTATTCGTAGAGGAACAAGATGTTCCTCTACATTTAGAGTTAGACGAATATGATATGAAATCCACGCATTTTGTAGCCTATGATGGAGACACTCCTTTTGGAGCTGGCCGCATCCGTATTGCAGAGCCCCATGTCGGTAAAGTAGAGCGAGTATGTATCTTACCAAAGTACAGAGGGAAGCATTTAGGTAACTTGATGATGGATTGTATGGAGAAATATGCATTGGATCATCAATTTAAAAAGCTAAAGCTTAATGCTCAAAGTCAGGCGCTACCTTTCTATGAAAAAAGAGGGTATACTATTACGTCCCCAGAATTTCTGGAGGCTAATATTCCTCACCGAGCTATGGAAAAAGAATTATAA
- a CDS encoding stage VI sporulation protein F, which translates to MQNSFFRAIENKTGVSMDQLFTLANAISNADFTDEHQVRKIVRKVGRVANKPVSKELEDQLTNSILQKGSSISLTDIEKML; encoded by the coding sequence ATGCAAAATTCTTTTTTTAGAGCGATTGAGAATAAAACTGGCGTATCAATGGATCAGCTTTTTACATTAGCTAACGCTATTTCAAATGCTGATTTTACTGATGAACATCAAGTTAGAAAAATCGTAAGAAAAGTAGGCAGGGTAGCTAACAAACCTGTTTCTAAAGAATTAGAAGATCAGCTGACGAACTCTATCCTCCAAAAAGGAAGTTCCATCAGTTTAACTGATATTGAAAAAATGTTGTAA
- a CDS encoding YjcZ family sporulation protein: MYGYCGGESFCYGGGYGYGYGGGYDGGGYGGFQGSNAFVLLVVLFILLIIVGSTFLP; the protein is encoded by the coding sequence ATGTACGGCTATTGTGGTGGCGAAAGCTTTTGCTATGGTGGTGGTTACGGCTATGGCTATGGCGGTGGTTATGATGGTGGAGGATACGGTGGTTTTCAAGGCTCTAACGCATTTGTTCTGCTTGTAGTGTTATTCATTCTTTTAATAATAGTAGGAAGCACCTTTCTCCCTTAA
- the spoVAE gene encoding stage V sporulation protein AE, translated as MISSLITAFVVGGLICVVGQILMDAFKLTPAHTLSGLVVTGSILDGFGLYEPLIDFAGAGATIPITSFGNSLTHGALAEAEKHGLVGVITGMFEVTSSGISAAILFGIIGAFIFQKRKTTY; from the coding sequence ATGATATCATCATTAATTACAGCTTTTGTAGTAGGTGGATTAATATGTGTAGTTGGGCAAATCTTAATGGATGCATTTAAGCTTACGCCAGCCCATACGTTAAGTGGATTAGTTGTTACAGGATCGATTCTAGATGGGTTCGGTTTATATGAGCCTCTCATCGATTTTGCTGGAGCAGGTGCAACTATACCAATTACCTCTTTTGGAAACTCATTAACTCATGGAGCGTTGGCCGAAGCAGAGAAGCACGGATTAGTTGGAGTAATAACAGGAATGTTTGAAGTAACTAGTTCAGGTATTAGCGCAGCAATCTTATTTGGTATCATTGGAGCCTTTATATTTCAGAAACGGAAAACCACCTACTAA